One genomic segment of Bradyrhizobium diazoefficiens includes these proteins:
- a CDS encoding 2-hydroxyacid dehydrogenase: MTLGTLAVLINSTQQNWLPERWKARFDSVCGGRRVVLLPDAGLDPAEVHYAAVWKPVPGDLGSFPNLRAIFNLGAGVDALMADKSLPDVPLVRVAVPDLTNRMTEYVVLHVLMHHRQELYLRDSQRAKRWEPKYQWPASAVTVGVMGLGTLGADAANVLRRLGFRVTGWSRSPRTIGGVECFHGTDGMDAFLRKTDILVSLLPLTPDTHGILNRDVFTKLNRKSPLGAPVLINAGRGGLQNEADILACLDDGTLGAASLDVFVQEPQPADSRFWTHPKVVLTPHNAADTDADAISAYVAEQIAQFEAGGALENVVDRTRGY; this comes from the coding sequence ATGACCCTGGGCACACTGGCCGTCTTGATCAACAGCACGCAGCAGAACTGGCTGCCGGAGCGCTGGAAGGCCCGGTTCGATTCCGTCTGCGGCGGCCGCCGCGTGGTGCTGCTGCCGGATGCCGGCCTCGATCCGGCCGAGGTGCACTATGCCGCAGTGTGGAAGCCGGTGCCCGGCGACCTCGGCTCCTTCCCCAATCTGCGAGCGATCTTCAATCTCGGCGCCGGCGTCGATGCGCTGATGGCGGACAAGAGCCTGCCCGACGTGCCGCTGGTTCGCGTCGCCGTGCCTGATCTCACCAACCGCATGACCGAATATGTCGTGCTGCACGTGCTGATGCACCACCGGCAGGAGCTTTATCTGCGGGACTCGCAGCGCGCAAAACGCTGGGAGCCGAAATATCAGTGGCCGGCGAGCGCCGTGACGGTAGGCGTCATGGGCCTGGGCACGCTCGGCGCAGACGCTGCCAATGTGTTGCGCCGGCTCGGCTTCCGCGTCACCGGCTGGAGCCGCAGCCCGCGCACCATCGGGGGTGTCGAGTGCTTCCATGGCACGGACGGAATGGATGCATTCCTGCGCAAGACCGATATCCTGGTCAGCCTGCTGCCGCTGACTCCTGATACTCACGGCATTCTCAACCGTGACGTCTTCACCAAGCTCAACCGCAAAAGCCCGCTCGGCGCACCGGTGCTGATCAATGCCGGCCGCGGCGGCCTTCAGAACGAGGCCGATATTCTCGCCTGCCTCGACGATGGCACGCTGGGCGCCGCCTCGCTCGACGTCTTCGTGCAGGAGCCGCAGCCGGCGGACAGCCGGTTCTGGACCCATCCCAAGGTGGTGCTGACCCCGCACAATGCGGCCGATACCGACGCCGATGCGATCTCGGCCTATGTCGCCGAGCAGATCGCGCAGTTCGAAGCCGGCGGCGCGTTGGAGAACGTAGTGGATCGGACGCGGGGGTATTAG
- a CDS encoding YciI family protein: MLYAILCYHDEDFVGSWSKDQDEAVMKKLAVVQEKLTSQGRLGPVARLLPTTAAATLRKEDPPLVLDGPYAETKEQLLGFYIVDCKNLDDALDVARDLGAANPGGAYEVRPVGVFRPGGISA; this comes from the coding sequence ATGCTTTATGCGATCCTTTGCTATCACGACGAGGACTTCGTCGGCTCCTGGAGCAAGGACCAGGATGAGGCCGTGATGAAGAAGCTCGCGGTGGTGCAGGAGAAGCTCACGAGCCAGGGTCGGCTCGGTCCGGTGGCGCGGCTGCTGCCGACCACCGCGGCGGCGACGCTGCGCAAGGAGGACCCGCCGCTGGTGCTCGACGGCCCCTATGCCGAGACCAAGGAGCAGCTGCTCGGCTTCTACATCGTCGACTGCAAGAACCTCGACGACGCGCTGGACGTCGCGCGCGACCTCGGCGCGGCCAATCCCGGCGGCGCCTATGAGGTGCGTCCCGTCGGCGTGTTCCGGCCCGGAGGAATCTCGGCGTGA
- a CDS encoding RNA polymerase sigma factor, which yields MSETDTAWIETALTSARPQAVGALLRYFRDLDTAEEAFQNACLRALKSWPQNGPPRDPAAWLIMVGRNVAIDEVRRTRKQQPLPEDDQAISDLDDAEGALAERLDGSHYRDDILRLMFICCHPGLPATQQIALALRIVSGLTVKQIARAFLVSEAAMEQRITRAKAKVADAGVPFEAPGAIERSERLAGVAAMIYLIFNEGYSASGDTAELRKPLCEEAIRLARLLLRLFQSEPEIMGLTALLLLQHARSAARLAADGSLILLDDQDRSLWNGTMIAEGLALIDKAMRHRRSGPYQIQAAIAALHARAATPEETDWTQIDLLYGALEVIQPSPVVTLNRAVAVSKVRGPEAALDLIEPLAPKLANYFHFHGVRGAFLMQLGRNDEARVAFDRAIALANTSAEAAHIRMHLDRLIRDSQPKGGNGSLRQGAKVK from the coding sequence GTGAGCGAGACCGACACCGCCTGGATCGAGACTGCGCTGACCTCGGCGCGCCCCCAGGCGGTCGGCGCGCTGCTGCGCTATTTCCGCGATCTCGACACCGCCGAGGAAGCCTTCCAGAACGCCTGCCTGCGCGCGTTGAAGAGCTGGCCGCAGAATGGGCCGCCGCGCGATCCCGCCGCCTGGCTGATTATGGTCGGACGCAACGTCGCGATCGACGAGGTTCGCCGCACCCGCAAGCAGCAGCCGCTGCCCGAGGACGACCAGGCGATCTCCGATCTCGACGATGCCGAAGGCGCGCTCGCCGAGCGGCTCGACGGCTCGCACTATCGCGACGATATTTTGCGGCTGATGTTCATCTGCTGCCATCCGGGGCTGCCGGCGACGCAGCAGATCGCGCTGGCGCTGCGCATCGTCTCCGGCCTGACGGTGAAGCAGATCGCGCGTGCCTTCCTGGTCTCGGAGGCGGCGATGGAGCAGCGCATCACGCGCGCCAAGGCCAAGGTCGCGGACGCGGGCGTGCCCTTCGAGGCGCCCGGCGCGATCGAGCGTTCCGAGCGGCTCGCCGGCGTCGCGGCGATGATCTATTTGATCTTCAACGAAGGCTATTCGGCCAGCGGCGACACCGCGGAGTTGCGCAAGCCGCTGTGCGAGGAGGCGATCCGGCTGGCGCGGCTGTTGCTGCGGCTGTTCCAGAGCGAGCCCGAGATCATGGGGCTCACGGCGCTGCTGTTGCTGCAGCATGCGCGCAGCGCCGCGCGCCTTGCTGCGGACGGCTCGCTGATCCTGCTCGACGACCAGGACCGCTCGTTGTGGAATGGCACCATGATCGCGGAAGGCCTCGCCTTGATCGACAAGGCGATGCGCCATCGCCGCAGCGGGCCCTACCAGATCCAGGCCGCGATCGCCGCGCTGCATGCGCGTGCGGCGACGCCGGAGGAAACCGACTGGACCCAGATCGACCTGCTCTATGGCGCGCTCGAAGTGATTCAGCCCTCGCCGGTGGTGACGCTCAACCGTGCGGTCGCGGTCTCGAAGGTGCGCGGGCCGGAGGCCGCGCTCGACCTGATCGAGCCGCTGGCGCCGAAGCTTGCCAACTACTTCCATTTCCACGGCGTGCGGGGCGCCTTCCTGATGCAGCTCGGCCGCAACGACGAAGCCCGCGTCGCCTTCGACCGCGCCATCGCGCTCGCCAACACATCGGCCGAGGCCGCCCACATCCGCATGCATCTCGATCGCCTGATCCGCGACAGCCAACCGAAGGGCGGCAATGGCAGCCTCAGGCAGGGCGCGAAAGTGAAGTGA
- a CDS encoding SRPBCC family protein: MLKAAAITAIVLAVGIAGILVFALTKPDTFRVERSLAVKAPAAAIYPLVADFHFWTGWSPYENRDPAMKRTYGGTAQGKGATYAWDGNNNVGAGHMEILEANTPSKLRIKLDFERPFEGHNTAEFTFVPQGDATLVTWAMYGPAPFMSKLMQVFINMDNMIGKDFEAGLASLKKLTEK, translated from the coding sequence ATGCTGAAAGCTGCTGCCATCACCGCCATCGTGCTTGCGGTCGGAATCGCGGGCATCCTCGTCTTCGCCCTGACCAAACCGGACACCTTCCGCGTCGAGCGCTCGCTCGCGGTGAAGGCGCCGGCCGCTGCGATCTATCCGCTGGTTGCCGATTTTCATTTCTGGACCGGCTGGTCGCCTTACGAGAACCGCGATCCCGCCATGAAGCGTACCTATGGTGGAACTGCACAGGGCAAGGGCGCGACCTACGCCTGGGACGGCAACAACAATGTCGGCGCCGGCCATATGGAGATCCTCGAGGCGAACACGCCGTCAAAGCTCCGCATCAAGCTCGATTTCGAGCGCCCGTTCGAAGGTCACAACACCGCCGAGTTCACCTTTGTGCCGCAAGGCGATGCCACACTGGTCACATGGGCGATGTATGGTCCCGCCCCGTTCATGTCGAAGCTCATGCAGGTCTTCATCAACATGGACAACATGATCGGCAAGGACTTCGAGGCTGGGCTTGCCAGCCTGAAGAAGCTCACCGAGAAGTAG
- a CDS encoding VOC family protein codes for MLNPYLFYQDNCEAAFSYYAKVLGGKIDAMMRASDAPPDMPAAPGREKTIMHARMSLPDGSVLMASDAPPDHAQKPQGFSISLTVADPADGERKFNALADGGSVTMPFSKTFWAKGFGMCVDKFGIPWMVNCPAEGM; via the coding sequence ATGCTCAATCCCTATCTGTTCTATCAGGACAATTGCGAAGCTGCGTTCAGCTACTATGCCAAGGTTCTCGGCGGCAAGATCGACGCGATGATGCGCGCCTCCGATGCGCCGCCGGACATGCCCGCCGCGCCCGGCCGCGAGAAGACGATCATGCATGCCCGGATGTCGCTGCCCGACGGCAGCGTGTTGATGGCCTCCGACGCCCCGCCCGACCATGCCCAGAAGCCGCAGGGATTCTCGATCTCGCTCACGGTCGCGGATCCCGCGGACGGCGAGCGCAAGTTCAATGCGCTGGCCGACGGCGGCTCGGTCACCATGCCCTTCAGCAAGACGTTCTGGGCCAAGGGTTTTGGCATGTGTGTCGACAAGTTCGGCATTCCCTGGATGGTAAATTGTCCCGCCGAAGGCATGTAA
- a CDS encoding SDR family NAD(P)-dependent oxidoreductase, whose product MTASPAKVALVTGAARGIGLATARKFLAEGWRVALLDIEGELQASAAAALQNRDDTLAITCDVSDAAAVGAAMAAIMSRFGRLDALVNNAGIAVFAPVLETSDADWNRIMAVNLTGPFLCTKAAAPLMRELGGGAIVNITSISAVRASTLRSAYGTSKAGLAHLTKQLAVELASLNIRVNAVAPGPVDTAMAKQVHTREIRADYHDAIPLNRYGLEEELAEAIYFLCSERASYITGQILAVDGGFDAAGIGLPTLRGQRRNG is encoded by the coding sequence ATGACCGCCTCTCCCGCCAAAGTCGCCCTCGTCACCGGAGCCGCGCGCGGCATCGGGCTTGCGACGGCCAGGAAGTTCCTGGCCGAGGGCTGGCGCGTGGCGCTGCTCGACATCGAGGGCGAACTTCAGGCGAGCGCGGCAGCGGCGCTGCAAAATCGCGATGACACGCTGGCGATCACCTGCGACGTGTCCGACGCGGCGGCCGTGGGAGCGGCAATGGCGGCAATCATGAGCCGTTTTGGCCGGCTCGATGCGCTCGTCAACAATGCCGGCATCGCCGTGTTCGCGCCGGTGCTGGAGACCAGCGACGCCGACTGGAACAGGATCATGGCGGTCAACCTCACCGGCCCGTTCCTGTGCACCAAGGCGGCCGCGCCGCTGATGCGCGAGCTGGGCGGCGGCGCGATCGTCAACATCACCTCGATCTCGGCGGTGCGCGCCTCGACGCTGCGTTCGGCCTACGGCACCAGCAAGGCCGGCCTAGCGCACCTGACCAAACAGCTCGCGGTCGAGCTTGCCTCGCTCAACATCCGCGTCAATGCGGTGGCGCCGGGACCGGTCGACACCGCGATGGCGAAGCAGGTGCACACCAGGGAGATCCGCGCCGACTATCACGACGCCATCCCGCTCAACCGCTACGGCCTGGAAGAGGAACTTGCGGAGGCGATCTACTTCCTGTGCTCGGAACGCGCGAGCTACATCACCGGCCAAATTTTGGCCGTTGATGGCGGCTTCGATGCGGCCGGCATCGGCCTGCCGACGCTGCGCGGGCAGCGGCGCAACGGGTAG
- a CDS encoding YciI family protein → MRFMMLMIPLGYETAPPDVQLDPERVAAMMRYNEALKDAGVLITLDGLHPPSMGARVSFATGEPVVTDGPFAEAKEVLGGYWMIEVASRAEAIAWAKKCPASANEIIEIRQVQEMSDFPPDVQAAAAGFGDLKT, encoded by the coding sequence ATGCGATTCATGATGTTGATGATCCCGCTCGGCTACGAGACCGCGCCGCCGGACGTGCAACTCGATCCCGAACGCGTCGCCGCGATGATGCGCTACAATGAGGCCTTAAAGGACGCCGGCGTGCTGATCACGCTCGACGGCCTGCACCCGCCGTCAATGGGCGCGCGGGTCTCGTTCGCGACCGGCGAGCCTGTCGTGACCGACGGCCCATTCGCGGAGGCCAAGGAGGTTCTCGGCGGCTATTGGATGATCGAGGTGGCCTCGCGTGCGGAGGCGATCGCCTGGGCCAAGAAGTGCCCGGCCTCCGCCAACGAAATCATCGAGATCCGGCAGGTGCAGGAAATGAGCGACTTTCCGCCCGACGTGCAGGCCGCCGCCGCCGGTTTTGGCGATCTGAAGACGTAG
- a CDS encoding YciI family protein, translating to MSTEHKFLAVYLGSMSGEKMKAWHAMPEAERKAREREGMAAWHGWVEKHKDVIVEMGGPLGKTRRIDGSGIAEVSNALTGFTVVRAASQEDAAKLFENHPHFAIFPGEAIEVMPVLAIPQM from the coding sequence ATGAGCACCGAACACAAATTCCTCGCCGTCTATCTTGGCAGCATGAGCGGCGAAAAAATGAAGGCTTGGCATGCCATGCCCGAGGCCGAACGCAAGGCCAGGGAGCGTGAGGGCATGGCCGCCTGGCACGGCTGGGTCGAGAAGCACAAGGACGTCATCGTCGAGATGGGTGGCCCGCTCGGCAAGACCCGCAGGATCGACGGAAGCGGCATCGCAGAGGTCAGCAATGCGCTGACCGGCTTCACGGTGGTGCGGGCGGCCTCGCAGGAGGACGCCGCAAAGCTGTTCGAGAACCATCCGCACTTTGCGATCTTTCCGGGCGAGGCGATCGAGGTCATGCCGGTGCTGGCGATTCCGCAGATGTAG
- a CDS encoding TetR/AcrR family transcriptional regulator — MSWRKEQRRAERGYHHGNLKEALLQAALGLIAEKGAAGFTFADAARMAGVSAAAPYRHFRDRDELLSSIAQRGFEQFEQRLTAAWDDGRPDTVTAFERVGRAYLAFAREEPAFYNAMFESGVPVDANPALQAASERAFNIIRAAAERLAALAPPGAPRPPAMMMALHIWSMAHGVASLFSRGDAARRKLPMSPDELLEAEVLIYLRGLGFPTDRRPPAKGAEPPPIPPEASSGSGPPPGSAPGGPWGKPK, encoded by the coding sequence ATGAGCTGGCGCAAGGAGCAGCGCCGCGCCGAGCGCGGCTATCATCACGGCAATCTGAAGGAAGCCCTATTGCAGGCCGCCCTCGGGCTGATCGCCGAGAAGGGCGCGGCCGGCTTCACCTTCGCCGATGCCGCGCGCATGGCGGGCGTCAGTGCGGCCGCGCCCTACCGGCATTTCCGCGACCGCGACGAACTGCTGTCCTCGATCGCCCAGCGCGGTTTCGAGCAGTTCGAGCAGCGTCTCACTGCGGCCTGGGACGACGGCCGGCCCGATACTGTCACGGCGTTCGAGCGCGTCGGCAGGGCCTATCTCGCCTTCGCCCGCGAGGAGCCCGCCTTCTACAACGCGATGTTCGAATCCGGCGTGCCGGTCGATGCCAATCCGGCGCTTCAGGCTGCGAGTGAGCGCGCTTTCAACATCATTCGGGCCGCAGCCGAGCGACTTGCGGCGCTGGCCCCGCCCGGTGCGCCGCGGCCGCCGGCGATGATGATGGCGCTGCACATCTGGTCGATGGCGCACGGCGTCGCCTCGCTGTTCTCGCGCGGCGATGCCGCGCGGCGCAAGCTGCCGATGTCGCCGGATGAGCTGCTGGAAGCCGAAGTGCTGATCTATCTGCGCGGCCTCGGCTTCCCGACCGACCGCCGTCCGCCTGCGAAGGGCGCCGAGCCGCCCCCCATACCTCCGGAGGCATCCTCCGGTTCTGGCCCGCCGCCCGGCAGCGCTCCAGGCGGTCCTTGGGGCAAGCCGAAATAA
- a CDS encoding DUF2852 domain-containing protein, giving the protein MAYTADVNRWRGPSDQNYERPHMLDTPWHPGWIAVTILGFIIWWPIGLALLFFTLGSRRMSCWSHQDRWQNKMERMQYKMDRMRDRMERRGFGFGFGPPSSGNRAFDEYRAETIQRLEEEQREFKDFLTRLRHAKDKEEFDQFMAQHKTRPTPPPTDQHQG; this is encoded by the coding sequence ATGGCCTACACCGCTGATGTCAATCGATGGCGCGGCCCGTCGGACCAAAACTACGAGCGCCCCCACATGCTCGATACGCCCTGGCACCCCGGCTGGATCGCCGTGACCATCCTCGGCTTCATCATCTGGTGGCCGATCGGACTTGCCCTTCTCTTTTTCACACTCGGGAGCAGAAGAATGTCGTGCTGGAGCCACCAGGATCGCTGGCAGAACAAGATGGAGCGGATGCAGTACAAGATGGATCGCATGCGTGACCGCATGGAGCGCCGCGGCTTCGGGTTTGGCTTCGGCCCGCCGTCCTCCGGCAACCGCGCCTTCGACGAATACCGCGCCGAGACGATCCAGCGGCTCGAGGAAGAGCAGCGCGAGTTCAAGGATTTCCTGACCCGTCTGCGTCACGCCAAGGACAAGGAAGAGTTCGACCAGTTCATGGCGCAGCACAAGACGCGCCCGACCCCGCCGCCGACCGACCAGCATCAGGGCTGA
- a CDS encoding S41 family peptidase, with translation MLNRLDPHSDYMDEGEFKQSQADMAGRFGGLGIQISEQDGLPKVISPIDGTPAARAGIEPGDQILLINHASARGMPLSKVVAVLRGDPGSSVTLTLLRGKQEPLDVTLTREIIQVESVKSNLEPDGVGYIRISQFGEDTSAGFKSAIQNLQRQSNGKLKGLVLDLRNDPGGLLKAAIDVAGDLLDGGTVVSIRGRDASENRSFSAPAHGDMLAGVPVVVLVNGASASASEIVAGALQDHHRAKVMGTQSFGKGSVQTLIPLKGHGAVKLTTALYYTPSGRSIQDEGIAPDVVAEAPKEQQIAGGVVLRESSLTGALANPGSLNGNPAQPRAQAAPAKPISSPPIKAELIGKPDDAQLKQALAYLDHSDQTKGQAQ, from the coding sequence ATGCTCAACCGCCTCGACCCACACTCTGACTACATGGACGAAGGGGAATTCAAGCAATCCCAAGCCGATATGGCCGGCCGGTTCGGCGGGCTGGGCATTCAGATCAGCGAACAGGACGGTTTGCCGAAGGTGATTTCGCCGATCGACGGCACGCCTGCGGCGCGGGCCGGAATCGAGCCGGGCGACCAGATTCTCCTGATCAACCACGCCAGCGCACGGGGCATGCCTCTGAGCAAAGTGGTCGCGGTGCTGCGTGGCGATCCCGGTTCGAGCGTGACGCTGACGCTGCTCCGCGGCAAGCAGGAGCCGCTGGACGTCACGTTGACGCGGGAAATCATCCAGGTGGAATCGGTCAAGTCGAACCTGGAGCCGGATGGCGTCGGCTATATTCGCATCAGCCAGTTCGGCGAAGACACTTCCGCCGGATTCAAAAGCGCCATACAGAATCTCCAGCGCCAGTCCAATGGCAAGCTGAAGGGGCTTGTGCTCGATCTGCGCAACGATCCGGGCGGACTTTTGAAGGCCGCAATCGATGTCGCAGGCGACCTGCTCGACGGCGGCACGGTCGTGAGCATCCGCGGGCGGGATGCCAGCGAGAACCGGAGCTTTAGCGCACCCGCCCACGGTGACATGCTAGCCGGCGTTCCGGTTGTGGTGCTCGTCAACGGCGCTTCCGCCTCGGCCTCGGAAATCGTCGCCGGCGCTTTGCAGGATCATCATCGCGCCAAGGTGATGGGCACGCAGAGCTTTGGCAAAGGATCGGTGCAAACATTGATCCCGCTCAAGGGACATGGTGCGGTCAAGTTGACGACCGCGCTCTATTACACGCCGTCTGGACGCTCCATTCAAGATGAAGGCATTGCGCCCGATGTCGTTGCCGAGGCGCCCAAGGAGCAGCAGATCGCGGGTGGCGTCGTGCTTCGGGAGAGTTCGCTGACCGGGGCGCTTGCCAATCCTGGGTCTCTCAACGGCAACCCGGCGCAGCCGCGGGCGCAAGCTGCGCCGGCCAAGCCGATCTCTTCGCCGCCGATCAAGGCGGAGCTGATCGGTAAACCCGATGACGCCCAGCTCAAGCAGGCGCTGGCCTATCTCGATCACAGCGATCAAACGAAGGGGCAGGCGCAGTGA
- a CDS encoding acyl-CoA desaturase → MTPNAPAVDEHDDIMYPSAVPFVLVHLGCFAAIWSGITWQAVAICISLYVVRMFAIGAGYHRYFSHRAFATSRAFQFILAWLAQSTAQKSVLWWAAKHRHHHLHSDTENDVHSPRQRGFLYSHLGWIFYRQHDTTDLVKVGDFAAYPELVWLHRLELLPAVALAVLCFLIAGWSGLVVGFLWSTVLLYHATFCINSLAHVHGRKRYVTGDDSRNNWLLALFTLGEGWHNNHHAYQSSARQGFYWWEVDPTYYVLKALCSAGVIWNMKSPPDQVLRNEQPLGARVINRAARELAGRFDAQTLADAISSARRRADLAQLQLPTLHEILDRAHEGVDALTHLHLPTIPTRDEFLAEAKAIFARTRSLNEIVDHAYEHFLASVRARVAAVI, encoded by the coding sequence ATGACGCCTAATGCGCCCGCCGTCGACGAACACGACGACATCATGTACCCCTCCGCCGTGCCGTTCGTGCTGGTCCATCTCGGCTGCTTTGCGGCGATCTGGTCGGGCATCACGTGGCAGGCCGTCGCGATCTGCATCTCACTGTATGTCGTGCGGATGTTTGCGATCGGGGCGGGCTATCACCGCTATTTCTCGCATCGGGCGTTTGCGACCAGCCGGGCGTTTCAGTTCATTCTGGCTTGGCTGGCGCAGAGCACCGCCCAGAAGAGCGTGTTGTGGTGGGCGGCCAAGCACCGACACCATCATCTGCATTCCGATACCGAAAACGACGTGCACTCGCCGCGTCAACGAGGCTTCCTGTACAGCCATCTCGGCTGGATCTTCTACCGTCAGCACGACACGACCGACCTCGTGAAAGTCGGCGATTTCGCGGCCTATCCCGAGCTGGTCTGGCTGCACCGGCTGGAGCTGCTGCCGGCCGTCGCACTTGCGGTGCTCTGCTTTCTGATTGCGGGATGGTCCGGTCTCGTCGTCGGCTTCCTGTGGAGCACCGTGTTGCTCTATCACGCGACGTTCTGCATCAACTCGCTCGCCCACGTGCACGGCCGCAAGCGCTACGTGACCGGCGACGACTCGCGCAACAACTGGCTGCTGGCGTTGTTCACCCTGGGTGAGGGCTGGCACAACAATCACCACGCCTACCAGAGCAGCGCGCGGCAAGGCTTCTACTGGTGGGAGGTCGACCCGACCTATTACGTCCTGAAGGCCTTGTGCTCGGCGGGCGTGATCTGGAATATGAAATCGCCGCCCGATCAGGTGTTGCGCAACGAGCAGCCGCTCGGCGCGCGGGTCATCAATCGGGCGGCACGCGAGCTGGCCGGACGGTTCGATGCACAGACGCTGGCGGACGCGATCTCGTCGGCGCGTCGCCGCGCCGATCTGGCCCAGCTGCAACTCCCGACGCTGCACGAGATCCTCGATCGGGCCCATGAAGGCGTCGACGCGCTGACGCATCTGCATCTGCCGACGATCCCGACTCGGGACGAGTTTCTGGCCGAGGCCAAGGCGATCTTCGCGCGAACGCGATCGCTCAATGAGATCGTGGATCACGCCTATGAGCACTTCCTGGCGTCGGTTCGCGCGCGGGTCGCCGCAGTGATCTGA
- a CDS encoding serine O-acetyltransferase, with protein MAEAAIMASDSLWQAIRAEAQCAAASDPVFARSLATAILDHDDFSAALADLIGRRLGNSATEQTRFTGFSRDAFRGSPELIEVASRDLRAIVRSDPAITNLLPPLLNYKGYVALQAWRVSSWLWRHDHRDAALLFQNAASNLLQVSIHPAASIGSSVYLDHATGIVIGANVVIGDETIILQNVSIGRRGELPARSPRIGRGVYIGAGATILGDISIGDFAKIGAGTVVTEDVPAGCTAVGNPARLTNCPEAALP; from the coding sequence ATGGCGGAAGCTGCGATCATGGCCAGCGATAGCCTCTGGCAGGCGATCCGCGCTGAGGCGCAATGTGCCGCCGCATCCGATCCCGTCTTCGCCAGGTCGCTCGCCACCGCCATTCTCGACCACGACGATTTTTCTGCCGCTCTCGCCGATCTGATCGGGCGCAGGCTTGGCAACAGTGCGACGGAGCAAACGCGTTTCACGGGCTTTTCCCGCGACGCCTTTCGCGGCTCTCCGGAGTTGATCGAAGTCGCCAGCCGCGATTTGCGGGCGATCGTGCGCAGCGATCCCGCGATCACCAACCTGCTGCCGCCGCTGCTGAATTACAAGGGTTACGTCGCGCTGCAAGCCTGGCGCGTCTCGAGCTGGCTCTGGCGTCATGACCATCGCGACGCCGCGCTGCTGTTTCAGAACGCGGCGTCGAACCTCCTGCAGGTCAGCATTCATCCGGCCGCGAGCATCGGATCGTCCGTGTATCTCGACCACGCCACCGGCATCGTGATCGGTGCCAATGTGGTGATCGGCGACGAGACCATCATCCTTCAGAACGTCAGCATCGGCCGCCGTGGCGAATTGCCGGCACGCTCGCCGCGCATCGGCCGCGGCGTCTATATCGGGGCCGGCGCGACCATCCTCGGGGACATTAGTATCGGCGATTTCGCGAAGATCGGCGCCGGCACGGTCGTGACCGAGGATGTGCCTGCCGGCTGCACGGCCGTTGGCAATCCCGCGCGGTTGACCAACTGCCCCGAGGCTGCGTTGCCCTGA
- a CDS encoding DUF2231 domain-containing protein: MSINPKTTAAIGDHPLHPMIIPFPVAFLVGAPIADLAFIGTGDNFWARAAMWLIGAGIVMALLAAIAGFTDFFSEPRIRRLNDAWYHMVGNLAAVVLALINFYLRYAQGAEAAVKPWGVVLSLIVVGILLFTGWKGWEMVYRHHVAVVDAPGQTSSEPVTPHHGGESHRRAA, from the coding sequence ATGAGCATCAACCCCAAGACGACCGCCGCGATCGGCGATCACCCGCTCCACCCCATGATCATCCCGTTCCCCGTCGCATTCCTGGTCGGCGCGCCCATCGCCGACCTGGCGTTCATCGGCACCGGCGACAATTTCTGGGCCAGGGCGGCCATGTGGCTGATCGGCGCTGGCATCGTGATGGCGCTGCTTGCCGCCATAGCCGGCTTCACGGACTTTTTCAGCGAGCCGCGCATCCGCCGTCTGAACGATGCCTGGTACCACATGGTCGGCAATCTTGCGGCGGTCGTGCTGGCTCTGATCAATTTCTACCTCCGCTACGCGCAAGGTGCAGAGGCTGCGGTCAAGCCGTGGGGCGTGGTGCTGTCCCTGATCGTGGTCGGCATCCTGCTGTTCACGGGATGGAAGGGTTGGGAGATGGTCTATCGCCATCACGTCGCGGTGGTGGACGCTCCGGGCCAGACGAGCTCCGAGCCAGTCACGCCGCACCATGGCGGCGAGAGCCACCGCCGCGCCGCCTGA